One window from the genome of Dolosigranulum savutiense encodes:
- a CDS encoding ribonuclease J, translating to MSNVKIIPLGGVRENSKSLYVVEVDAQIFVLDCGLMFPEGELYGIDAVIPDFTYLKQNKDRIAGVFLSHGHEDAIGALPYFIDEFNVPVFGSELTIELARLQVESVIGKGNFSDYHVVDSSLAIDFGEVKVHFFQVTHTIPDAMGISIETSEGHVVYTGNFKFDQSADGPYRTNLNHISDIGKERVLALLSSSLGAESLEENAPDKRVQSVVTEIFQDAPSRIIVAAVQSNLLRIQQIINAAHATNRKVFISSSKSQDIINVAIDLGKLTLPKKDILQSISDLEKFHDDETVILETGSSGEPIKALREMATNQHPNIGIRNEDTVFIATNPSVAMEVEVAECENLIYRSGGEVVKLANQIKASGHATPNDLQLMMNLLHPEYFIPVQGEYRVLAAHARLAHETGIPHEHIFTLSNGDVVEYKKGKMHSTGTVPADNTLVDGIGIGDVGNIVLRDRRLLSNDGIFVAVVTIDRRKQKIVAKPHIVTRGFVFVKANYDLINESTTIVEKVIQQNLKHNDFDWGSIKSEIRNELSDYLFKETKRRPIILPVIMEVNQRRWYDK from the coding sequence GTGTCAAATGTTAAAATTATCCCCTTAGGTGGGGTTCGCGAAAATAGTAAAAGTTTGTATGTGGTGGAGGTGGATGCCCAAATATTTGTATTAGACTGTGGATTGATGTTCCCAGAAGGTGAATTATATGGGATCGATGCCGTAATTCCTGATTTCACTTATTTAAAGCAAAACAAAGACCGTATTGCCGGCGTATTTTTATCACACGGTCATGAGGATGCGATAGGAGCGCTTCCGTACTTTATCGATGAATTCAATGTACCCGTGTTCGGGTCTGAGCTGACGATTGAGCTGGCTCGCTTACAAGTTGAATCAGTAATTGGAAAAGGGAACTTCTCTGATTATCATGTTGTAGATTCCAGTCTGGCGATTGACTTCGGTGAGGTGAAGGTGCATTTCTTCCAAGTAACGCACACGATTCCTGATGCAATGGGAATCTCTATTGAAACATCAGAAGGACATGTTGTTTATACGGGGAACTTTAAGTTTGATCAGAGTGCAGATGGTCCGTACCGTACGAACTTAAACCATATTTCAGATATTGGGAAAGAACGCGTTCTAGCGCTGCTCAGTTCATCGCTGGGAGCGGAAAGTCTTGAAGAGAATGCACCAGATAAGCGCGTTCAAAGCGTTGTGACAGAGATTTTCCAAGATGCGCCGTCTCGTATTATTGTAGCAGCTGTCCAGAGTAACTTACTGCGCATCCAGCAAATCATTAATGCAGCCCACGCGACGAATCGTAAAGTCTTTATCTCTAGCTCGAAATCCCAAGATATTATTAATGTAGCTATTGACTTAGGAAAACTAACATTGCCGAAAAAAGACATCTTACAATCTATATCGGACTTGGAGAAGTTCCACGATGATGAGACTGTTATCTTGGAAACTGGCTCAAGTGGAGAACCGATTAAAGCTTTACGTGAGATGGCGACTAATCAACATCCTAACATTGGTATTCGCAATGAAGATACTGTCTTTATCGCGACAAACCCATCAGTAGCGATGGAAGTGGAAGTAGCTGAATGTGAGAACTTGATTTATCGTTCGGGAGGCGAAGTGGTCAAATTAGCTAACCAAATTAAGGCGAGTGGGCATGCGACACCGAATGATCTGCAATTGATGATGAACTTACTTCACCCAGAATACTTTATTCCCGTCCAAGGTGAGTACCGCGTATTAGCAGCTCATGCGCGCTTAGCTCATGAGACAGGTATTCCACACGAACATATTTTCACCTTAAGCAATGGGGATGTCGTGGAGTACAAAAAAGGCAAAATGCATAGTACTGGAACGGTTCCAGCGGATAATACCTTAGTTGACGGTATTGGTATTGGCGATGTGGGCAATATTGTCTTACGTGATCGTCGCCTACTGTCTAACGACGGAATCTTCGTGGCTGTCGTAACGATTGACCGCCGCAAACAAAAGATTGTTGCTAAGCCACATATTGTCACACGAGGCTTTGTCTTTGTGAAAGCTAATTATGACCTTATTAATGAATCGACTACAATTGTGGAAAAAGTGATTCAACAAAACTTGAAGCATAACGATTTCGATTGGGGTTCGATTAAGTCAGAGATTCGCAATGAATTGAGCGATTACCTCTTTAAAGAAACAAAACGGCGCCCAATTATCTTACCGGTTATTATGGAAGTGAACCAAAGACGCTGGTATGATAAATAA
- a CDS encoding biotin--[acetyl-CoA-carboxylase] ligase has product MHSHLIFQLNKHFPNPLPVDVLSQQLDRSTTEITEAVEELRALGLVIYSYNSGLQLASPLYSLPGIKPYLDTKIFGTQDNLYLFETIDSTHTYVSHNLSTIDHGSVLLAYSQTAGRGRRGRKWSSPIGKSLSLSIVLKEFSDQMKPTLLTQLTAAALQQALAEVGLPIAIKWPNDLLINRRKVAGVLTEAMFERQVLQAITIGIGINLNQSQSDFPTEIHPKATSLALETESPFFADKLIAQFLKLFEQFYQDYQQSLDPEPFLSICRQESAVIGEIVTVVQGDKRRDVEVLGIEGTGELLVRDLSSQEKMTLISSEVSLRNPDGSYI; this is encoded by the coding sequence ATGCATTCTCATCTTATTTTTCAATTAAATAAACATTTTCCAAACCCACTACCAGTAGATGTGCTGAGCCAACAATTAGATCGATCGACTACTGAAATTACCGAAGCGGTGGAAGAATTGCGAGCGCTAGGTCTCGTCATTTACTCATACAATAGCGGCTTGCAATTAGCTTCGCCCCTCTATTCTCTACCTGGGATTAAACCCTATCTTGACACAAAAATCTTTGGTACTCAGGATAATTTATACCTCTTCGAAACTATCGACTCTACTCATACATATGTTAGCCATAACTTATCGACCATCGATCATGGCAGTGTCCTCTTAGCATACAGTCAGACAGCTGGGCGTGGACGTCGAGGACGAAAATGGTCCAGTCCTATTGGTAAAAGTCTCTCTCTCAGTATTGTATTGAAGGAGTTCTCTGATCAGATGAAACCGACTCTCTTAACGCAACTAACGGCTGCTGCTCTGCAACAAGCCTTGGCGGAAGTCGGTCTACCTATAGCGATAAAATGGCCAAATGATTTACTCATTAATCGTCGAAAAGTAGCGGGCGTTTTAACTGAAGCAATGTTTGAACGCCAAGTTTTACAAGCTATCACAATCGGTATTGGGATTAACCTGAATCAGTCTCAGTCAGACTTCCCCACTGAAATTCATCCGAAAGCAACATCCCTTGCTTTAGAAACGGAGTCCCCTTTTTTTGCAGATAAATTAATTGCACAGTTTTTGAAGCTTTTTGAACAATTTTACCAAGACTACCAGCAGTCCCTCGATCCAGAACCTTTTTTATCTATTTGTCGACAAGAATCAGCGGTGATAGGCGAAATTGTCACTGTTGTTCAGGGAGATAAGCGCCGAGATGTTGAAGTACTAGGCATTGAAGGAACCGGAGAGCTTCTCGTACGCGATCTCTCTTCCCAAGAAAAGATGACATTGATCAGTTCTGAAGTATCCTTGCGCAATCCCGATGGTAGCTATATATAA
- a CDS encoding replication-associated recombination protein A, which yields MKQPLAYRMRPESIDEVVGQQHLVGEGKIIWRMVEAKRLSSMILYGPPGIGKTSIASAIAGSTKYAFRMLNAATDSKSDLNVVVEEAKMSGTVILLLDEIHRLNKPKQDFLLPHLESGRIIMIGATTENPYLSIHPAIRSRSQIFELNPLQEADIISALNRALDDDTNGLGHLELTVDDAALRHFARATNGDLRSSLNALELAAESTAPEDGTIHITLPIAEECIGRQALTHDKDGDAHYDVISAFQKSIRGSDVDASLHYLARLMVAGELEVACRRLMVTAYEDIGLANPAGAARAVTAVQAALRLGLPEARIPLANAVVELALSPKSNTAYKALDQAISDIREGKAGEVPKHLKDTHYSGADSLGRGQGYKYPHNYDNAWVKQDYLPDRLAKAQYYMPKTNSKFESAIARQFEKFNN from the coding sequence ATGAAACAACCCTTAGCTTATCGCATGCGACCCGAATCTATTGATGAAGTTGTCGGACAGCAACATCTTGTCGGTGAAGGTAAAATAATTTGGCGAATGGTGGAAGCCAAGCGTCTAAGCTCGATGATTCTCTATGGTCCCCCAGGTATTGGTAAAACCAGCATCGCCAGTGCCATTGCAGGTTCGACCAAATATGCCTTCCGAATGCTAAACGCAGCCACTGACTCCAAATCTGACTTAAATGTGGTCGTAGAAGAAGCCAAAATGAGTGGGACTGTTATCTTACTTCTTGATGAAATCCACCGCTTAAATAAACCAAAACAAGATTTTCTCCTACCACACTTGGAGAGTGGACGTATTATTATGATTGGAGCAACAACGGAAAATCCATACTTATCGATTCACCCGGCTATTCGAAGTCGAAGTCAGATTTTTGAACTCAATCCTTTACAAGAAGCTGATATTATCTCAGCGCTAAACCGTGCGCTAGATGATGACACGAATGGATTAGGCCATTTAGAGCTGACAGTTGACGACGCAGCACTTAGACACTTTGCCCGTGCAACGAACGGTGACTTAAGAAGTAGCTTGAATGCCTTAGAATTGGCGGCTGAATCAACTGCTCCCGAAGATGGAACGATTCATATTACCTTGCCAATCGCTGAAGAATGTATTGGTCGCCAGGCACTCACCCATGATAAGGATGGAGACGCTCACTATGATGTTATCTCCGCCTTCCAAAAATCAATTCGTGGCAGTGATGTGGATGCATCGCTCCATTATTTAGCTCGGTTAATGGTTGCTGGTGAGCTAGAAGTAGCCTGTCGCCGCTTAATGGTGACAGCTTATGAAGATATTGGCTTAGCTAATCCAGCTGGTGCTGCTCGAGCAGTGACTGCTGTTCAAGCAGCTCTCCGCCTAGGCTTACCTGAAGCTCGGATTCCACTAGCCAATGCCGTCGTCGAACTCGCCCTCTCTCCTAAATCTAATACAGCTTATAAAGCACTGGATCAAGCTATTAGTGATATTAGAGAAGGAAAAGCCGGTGAAGTTCCCAAGCACTTAAAAGATACTCATTATTCAGGAGCCGATTCACTCGGACGCGGCCAAGGATACAAATATCCTCATAACTATGATAATGCGTGGGTTAAGCAAGATTATTTACCTGATCGCCTTGCTAAAGCACAATATTACATGCCAAAAACAAATAGCAAATTCGAGTCAGCCATTGCTAGACAATTTGAGAAATTTAATAACTAG